Below is a genomic region from Candidatus Manganitrophaceae bacterium.
GGTTGACCTGTAATGTTGAGGTATCGTTTAGGAAAGTGAGGTCGGGGGTCCGTCGGAGCGGTAAGCGGATGGCCAACTCCTTCCTGAAAAAACCAGCAGCTTTTCTCAGGCCGGATAAGGCTTCTTTTTTTTTCTGGTCCTGCGGGATCGTTACGAAGACCCGTGCATGCTGTAAATCACTTGTAACATCGACAGACATGACCGTGACCCGTCCAATCCGGGGATCACTCACCTTTTTTACAAGAATATCGGCAATCTCCATTTTGATTTGATCTGCAATGCGATCGGTTCTTTTATAGCCGGACACAGTGAAAAAAACTCCTGCTGAAGGAATGGGTGGCGCAAAGCCAAATCCAGACAGGCTGAATTGCTGAAAAATCTCATACAAATTCAATCTGGGTGTGAATCACCTCTATCTCAGGATAACTTGAAATGAAGTTGATGACCTTGTCCAAAACCTCATTCACAAAACGTTGATCATTTGCGATGGTTGTCACCCCCAGTACCGCTTTCTGCCATTTGTCCTGCGCGTCAACCTCTGCGATCGAAATATTAAAACGATTTTTGATCCTATTTTTTATCCCGAGCAATACCTTCCGTTTTTCTTTTAAAGAATGTATGTGTGGAATGTATAGCTCTATGACACAAATCCCGACGATCATTTCTCTCCCCGTGTTTTCTGTTGTTACCGGGAAGACTCACTCAGCCATTGTAATGCCTTAAAGCTTTGCAGGAATCTTATCGAAGGTATAAACCTCTATGATATCGTCTACTTCGATATCGTTGAAGTTTTCGATTGCAATACCGCATTCATACCCGGTTTGAACCTCTTTGACATCATCTTTAAACCGGCGGAGAGACAGGATCTTTCCGTCAAAAATAACCGTACTGTCACGGATGACTCTCGCACCTGCGCTGTCTCTTGACACGGTTCCTTCCTTGACGTATCCACCCGCGATTGTCCCTTGTTTTGAGATCGTAAAGACCTGACGGACTTCGATCTGTCCCAGTATTCTTTCTTCAAGGGTCGGCTCGAGTAAGCCCTCCATGGCGCGTCTGATGTCGTCCGTCACTTCGTAAATGATGGTGTAGAACCGGACGTCTACCTTTTCTTTTCTGGCCAAATCCTGTGCTTTTGATTCTGGGCGAATGTTAAAGCCGATAACAATTGCGTTTGAAGCGGCAGCGAGGAGAACATCCGACTCATTGATTCCTCCAACGCCCCGATGAATAACTTGAAGCCTTACAGCATCCGTTGCCAGCTTTTCCAGGGATTGCTTGAGTGCTTCTGCCGAACCCTGAACATCTGTTTTGATGATCAACTTTAATTCTTTGACAACACCGCCCTTGAGTTCTTCATAGAGATCGTCCAGAGTGGTGCGGCGTATCTTTGAAAGTTCAATCGTCCGTTGTCTATGTGCGCGGTCGTTTGCAACCTCTTTGGCCGTTCGCTCTTCGGAAACGACGACAAAGGTATCTCCGGCCTGAGGGACTCCATCAAGACCGATGACTTCGACGGGCGTTGAGGGACCGGCTTCAGTGACTTTTTCCCCGGTATCGCTGATCAGGGCGCGGACCTTGC
It encodes:
- a CDS encoding DUF503 domain-containing protein codes for the protein MIVGICVIELYIPHIHSLKEKRKVLLGIKNRIKNRFNISIAEVDAQDKWQKAVLGVTTIANDQRFVNEVLDKVINFISSYPEIEVIHTQIEFV
- the rbfA gene encoding 30S ribosome-binding factor RbfA, producing the protein MSGYKRTDRIADQIKMEIADILVKKVSDPRIGRVTVMSVDVTSDLQHARVFVTIPQDQKKKEALSGLRKAAGFFRKELAIRLPLRRTPDLTFLNDTSTLQVNHVLGLLEKIKDTENNQDASKEEECQ